A genomic segment from Cyanobium sp. NIES-981 encodes:
- a CDS encoding TMEM165/GDT1 family protein, with translation MDPGLAALGSSFSAITLAELGDKTFFMALILAARHRPRWVFVGSFAALAAVTLLSLAVGYGLRELLPAALLPWLAGLLFLGFGVKLLLDAQALPADAAQEEAEEAEEAVIAADRQLRSSQPPAVIWEAFTLVFIAELGDRTQLATVFLATSPAFTFAGLLVGTLLGHALVTALAVGAGKWIGRRVDERLLYRLSGGLFLLFGLAAISQALG, from the coding sequence ATGGATCCTGGCCTGGCCGCCCTCGGCTCGAGCTTCAGTGCCATCACCCTGGCGGAGCTGGGCGACAAGACTTTTTTCATGGCGTTGATCCTGGCGGCACGCCACAGGCCCCGCTGGGTGTTCGTGGGCAGTTTCGCGGCCCTGGCGGCGGTGACCCTCCTCTCCCTGGCGGTGGGGTATGGCCTGAGGGAACTGCTTCCCGCCGCGCTGCTGCCCTGGCTGGCGGGCCTGCTGTTCCTCGGCTTCGGGGTGAAGCTGCTGCTCGATGCCCAGGCCCTGCCCGCCGATGCGGCCCAGGAGGAGGCCGAGGAGGCCGAGGAGGCCGTGATCGCGGCGGATCGCCAGCTGCGCAGCAGCCAGCCGCCCGCCGTGATCTGGGAGGCCTTCACCCTGGTGTTCATCGCCGAACTGGGCGACCGCACCCAACTGGCCACGGTGTTTCTGGCCACATCCCCCGCCTTCACCTTCGCCGGCCTGCTGGTGGGCACGCTTCTGGGCCATGCCCTGGTCACGGCCCTGGCGGTGGGCGCCGGCAAATGGATCGGGCGCCGGGTGGATGAACGCCTGCTCTACCGCCTCAGCGGTGGGCTGTTCCTGCTGTTCGGTCTGGCGGCCATCAGCCAGGCCCTGGGCTGA
- a CDS encoding ParB-like protein: MALRLPPFQQLPPPQPGVALTELPVARLRPTQLCVGMAEVRSRQRDFQAEDRRERRDYLGSKPVPLVRSAAGEVWMVDRHHRLRALLELEPEATAFGYVALQLDTGDRAAVLEELRRRGWLYLYDGRGLGPLQPSVLPAGLTGLQDDPYRSLVWRLKKDGVIEPAPLIPFHEFRWGAWLRSRSLPPFSSAQLEPALPAARALARSAAASHLAGWKGGRRGG; this comes from the coding sequence ATGGCGCTGCGCCTCCCCCCCTTCCAGCAGCTGCCTCCGCCCCAGCCCGGTGTCGCCCTCACCGAACTGCCGGTCGCCCGGCTGAGGCCCACCCAGCTGTGCGTCGGGATGGCCGAGGTGCGCAGCCGGCAGCGCGACTTCCAGGCGGAGGACCGACGGGAGCGCCGCGACTATCTCGGCAGCAAGCCCGTGCCCCTGGTGCGCAGCGCCGCGGGGGAGGTGTGGATGGTGGACCGCCACCACCGCCTGCGGGCCCTGCTGGAGCTGGAGCCGGAGGCCACCGCCTTCGGCTATGTGGCTCTTCAGCTGGACACCGGCGACCGCGCCGCGGTGCTGGAGGAGCTGCGCCGCCGGGGGTGGCTCTACCTCTACGACGGTCGCGGCCTGGGCCCCCTCCAGCCCAGCGTGCTGCCAGCCGGGCTCACGGGTCTGCAGGATGACCCCTACCGCAGCCTCGTCTGGCGCCTCAAGAAGGACGGGGTGATCGAGCCGGCGCCCCTGATCCCGTTTCACGAATTCCGCTGGGGTGCCTGGCTGCGCAGCCGCTCGCTTCCCCCCTTCAGCTCAGCCCAGCTGGAGCCCGCCCTGCCGGCGGCCCGGGCCCTGGCCCGCTCGGCAGCCGCCAGCCATCTGGCCGGCTGGAAAGGGGGGCGCCGGGGTGGCTGA
- the bioA gene encoding adenosylmethionine--8-amino-7-oxononanoate transaminase: MTQPDLPPPGWHPHLWHPTTQVALAAPPMRAVQGRGAILQLEDGRRLIDAISSWWVTLHGHAEPSIAAAIAAQAHQLEQVIFANFSHPPAERLAERLSALSGLERLFFSDNGSTAVEVALKIAWQWWRNRGERRDQLIAFEGAYHGDTVGAMAVGARSLFSAPFEPWLFSVARVSWPQCSWEEPAPERQEQAALAALEQALTLPTAAVILEPLIQGASGMAMVRPGFLQAVQERVRAAGALLIADEVMTGFGRTGALFACRRAGLQPDLMALSKGLTGGFLPMGVTLASERLYQGFISEDPTATFFHGHSFTANPLGCAAALASLDLLEAAPERYRGFEARHRPLLERLRRHPRVERPRCLGTVAAFDVKVEQPGYLSAVGRRLQSLCLEAGVYIRPLGNVVYLLPPLCLSEAQLERCYAAIEAALDQL, from the coding sequence ATGACCCAGCCCGACCTCCCGCCCCCCGGCTGGCATCCCCACCTCTGGCACCCCACCACCCAGGTGGCCCTGGCAGCGCCGCCGATGCGGGCGGTGCAGGGGAGGGGGGCCATCCTGCAGCTGGAGGACGGACGCCGGCTGATCGACGCGATCAGCAGCTGGTGGGTCACCCTGCACGGCCACGCCGAGCCCAGCATCGCCGCGGCCATCGCCGCCCAGGCCCACCAGCTGGAGCAGGTGATCTTCGCCAACTTCAGCCATCCCCCGGCCGAACGGCTGGCCGAGCGGCTCAGCGCCCTCAGCGGTCTGGAGCGCCTCTTCTTCTCCGACAACGGCTCCACCGCCGTGGAGGTGGCCCTCAAGATCGCCTGGCAGTGGTGGCGGAACCGGGGCGAGCGGCGGGACCAGCTGATCGCCTTCGAGGGGGCGTATCACGGGGACACCGTGGGGGCCATGGCGGTGGGGGCCCGCTCGCTGTTCAGCGCACCGTTCGAACCCTGGCTGTTCTCCGTGGCCCGAGTGAGCTGGCCGCAGTGCTCCTGGGAGGAGCCCGCTCCCGAGCGGCAGGAGCAGGCCGCCCTCGCCGCCCTCGAGCAGGCCCTCACGCTGCCCACCGCCGCCGTGATCCTGGAGCCGCTGATCCAGGGAGCGTCCGGCATGGCGATGGTGCGGCCCGGCTTCCTGCAGGCGGTGCAGGAGCGGGTGCGGGCCGCCGGCGCCCTGCTGATCGCCGATGAGGTGATGACCGGCTTCGGCCGCACCGGCGCGCTGTTCGCCTGCCGGCGGGCCGGCCTGCAGCCCGACCTGATGGCCCTCTCCAAGGGGCTCACCGGCGGCTTCCTGCCGATGGGGGTGACCCTGGCCAGCGAGCGGCTGTACCAGGGCTTCATCAGCGAGGACCCGACGGCCACCTTCTTCCACGGCCACAGCTTCACCGCCAATCCCCTGGGCTGCGCGGCCGCCCTGGCCAGCCTGGATCTGCTCGAGGCGGCGCCGGAGCGCTACCGCGGCTTCGAGGCCCGCCACCGGCCGCTGCTGGAGCGGCTCCGCCGGCATCCCCGGGTGGAGCGGCCCCGCTGCCTCGGCACCGTGGCCGCCTTCGATGTGAAGGTGGAGCAGCCGGGCTACCTGAGCGCGGTGGGACGACGCCTCCAGAGCCTCTGCCTCGAGGCAGGGGTGTACATCCGGCCCCTGGGCAACGTGGTGTACCTGCTGCCGCCCCTCTGCCTCA
- a CDS encoding universal stress protein has product MTYQHLLVPTDGSDLSGRAVDQAVALARKLGARLRILHVQSNFPVSLVGVGELVDTGAIEALMEAARAQTEQILAAARRVAEAAGVPVEVVKRLSSQPAEAIVQEARREGCDLIVMASHGRRGLEGLLLGSETQRVLTQSPCPVLVVR; this is encoded by the coding sequence ATGACCTACCAGCACCTGCTTGTGCCCACCGACGGCTCCGACCTCTCGGGCAGGGCCGTGGATCAGGCCGTGGCGCTGGCCCGCAAACTCGGTGCACGGCTGCGCATCCTGCATGTGCAGAGCAACTTCCCGGTGTCCCTGGTGGGCGTGGGCGAGCTGGTGGACACGGGCGCCATCGAGGCCCTGATGGAGGCGGCCCGCGCCCAGACCGAGCAGATCCTCGCGGCCGCCCGCCGGGTGGCCGAGGCGGCTGGCGTGCCCGTGGAGGTGGTGAAGCGGCTCAGCAGCCAGCCGGCCGAGGCGATCGTGCAGGAGGCCCGCCGTGAGGGCTGTGATCTGATCGTGATGGCCTCCCATGGCCGCCGAGGTCTGGAGGGCCTGCTGCTGGGCAGCGAGACCCAGCGGGTGCTGACCCAGAGTCCCTGTCCGGTGCTGGTGGTGCGCTGA
- a CDS encoding phycobilisome rod-core linker polypeptide, with the protein MALPLLDVKPTALNARVRNFMPATEESPPKPPLTLGQVQDAASMDVQIDQAYRQIFFHAFRCDREPVLESQLRSGQIRMRDFIRGLLLSDKFRRDFYRCNSNYRLVEQVVGRVLGRPVYGDQERIAWSILIAEQGLPAFVDALLGSEEYLVHFGDDLVPFQRSRTLAGRAIGERPFNQQAPRYGADWRDTHARRAPSAGASPWVPGTPRPAWLRDQPTPAVQTVWLGAIAAGAVILSVFGLITVAAMLST; encoded by the coding sequence ATGGCCCTGCCCCTGTTGGATGTCAAGCCCACGGCACTGAACGCGCGGGTCCGCAATTTCATGCCGGCCACCGAAGAGTCGCCCCCGAAGCCCCCCCTGACCCTGGGGCAGGTGCAGGACGCCGCCAGCATGGACGTGCAGATCGATCAGGCCTACCGCCAGATCTTCTTCCACGCCTTCCGCTGTGATCGCGAGCCGGTGCTGGAGTCGCAGCTGCGTTCGGGCCAGATCCGCATGCGCGACTTCATCCGGGGCCTGTTGCTCTCGGACAAGTTCCGCCGGGATTTCTACCGCTGCAACAGCAACTACCGCCTCGTGGAGCAGGTGGTGGGCCGGGTGCTGGGCCGGCCGGTCTACGGGGATCAGGAGCGGATCGCCTGGTCGATCTTGATCGCCGAGCAGGGATTGCCCGCTTTCGTGGACGCCCTGCTCGGTTCCGAGGAGTACCTCGTCCATTTCGGCGACGACCTGGTGCCGTTCCAGCGCTCGCGCACGCTGGCCGGCCGGGCGATCGGTGAACGTCCGTTCAACCAGCAGGCACCCCGCTACGGCGCCGACTGGCGCGACACCCATGCCCGCCGCGCTCCTTCGGCGGGCGCGAGCCCCTGGGTGCCCGGTACGCCACGGCCTGCCTGGCTGCGGGATCAGCCGACGCCGGCGGTGCAGACGGTGTGGCTCGGCGCGATTGCGGCCGGTGCGGTCATCCTGAGCGTGTTTGGCCTGATTACCGTGGCCGCCATGCTCAGCACCTGA
- a CDS encoding cation:proton antiporter, with protein sequence MAEPALPFGGAIGPFLEQTPLAVFALLLGLSVLVPPVARLLKLPDLVGLLAAGVLIGPHALGWVDSQTPTVGLLSDVGVIYLLFIAGLEIDLAEFARIRQRSFRFGLLTFSLPLLGGAALGLASGFGWLSAVLLGSVLASHTPLGYPIVRSYGAMREESVIVAIGGTIFTDLAALLLLALCMGLNRGELTPIGILALLTRVGLFAAVVVALITRLGRDLVRRSVNNESQLFVAVVLALFLAALGAELAGVEKIVGAFLAGLAVNHVLPEGRVKEQVIFVGAALFIPIFFIDLGLLLDLPGFLGTMLAGPFALALIATLIATKGLAAWWAGRIYRYNHAQILTLWSLSLPQVAATLAATFVGYRAGLFDATVLNSVLAMMVVTASLGPTLTAKAMPLLGQAAAAAIGAGLNGSLALARRPLRVLVPVSNPSTEAPLLGLASLLIHGDGEDPGQVLPLVVVSPAQAVATAMATAMAEARALLARAASLLGAERVPCQTLLRVDSDVAAGIARVAIEQATDLVVMGLAPPAGLGQWLFGDLVDATCRQVSSPVVVARLQQDPESLRRLLVPVKDLTAGALEQFQLAERLAVARSGSITLLHVVESGRSRRARQEVEQRLASWRRGAGGSDPGVPIEVRVVLQGSGGGVERCISAAARHHDLVILRSQRRLVAGLPIPASDRVDRLLRRLEGSVLVISDPLH encoded by the coding sequence GTGGCTGAGCCGGCCCTCCCGTTCGGCGGCGCCATCGGTCCCTTCCTGGAGCAGACGCCCCTGGCGGTGTTCGCGCTGCTGCTGGGGCTCAGCGTGCTGGTGCCGCCGGTGGCCAGGCTGCTGAAACTGCCGGATCTGGTGGGTCTGCTGGCCGCCGGGGTGCTGATCGGCCCCCACGCCCTGGGCTGGGTCGACAGCCAGACCCCCACGGTGGGGCTGCTCTCCGACGTGGGGGTGATCTACCTGCTGTTCATCGCGGGCCTGGAGATCGACCTGGCCGAGTTCGCCCGCATCCGCCAGCGCTCCTTCCGCTTCGGCCTGCTCACCTTCAGCCTGCCCCTGCTGGGCGGCGCGGCGCTGGGGCTGGCCTCCGGCTTTGGATGGCTGAGCGCCGTGCTGCTCGGCTCGGTGCTGGCCTCCCACACGCCCCTGGGCTACCCGATCGTGCGCAGCTACGGCGCCATGCGGGAGGAGTCGGTGATCGTGGCCATTGGGGGCACGATCTTCACCGACCTCGCCGCGCTGCTGCTGCTGGCGCTGTGCATGGGACTGAACCGGGGCGAGCTCACGCCGATCGGGATCCTGGCCCTCCTCACCAGGGTGGGGCTGTTCGCCGCGGTGGTGGTGGCCCTGATCACGCGGCTGGGCCGGGACCTGGTGCGCCGCAGCGTGAACAACGAGAGTCAGCTGTTCGTGGCCGTGGTGCTGGCCCTGTTCCTGGCCGCCCTCGGCGCCGAGCTGGCCGGCGTGGAAAAGATCGTGGGGGCCTTCCTGGCCGGCCTCGCCGTGAACCACGTGCTGCCGGAGGGCCGGGTGAAGGAGCAGGTGATCTTCGTGGGTGCCGCCCTGTTCATCCCCATCTTCTTCATCGATCTGGGTCTGCTGCTGGATCTGCCGGGCTTTCTGGGCACGATGCTCGCGGGCCCCTTCGCCCTGGCCCTGATCGCCACCCTGATCGCCACCAAGGGACTGGCCGCCTGGTGGGCCGGCCGGATCTACCGCTACAACCACGCCCAGATCCTCACCCTCTGGTCGCTGTCGCTGCCCCAGGTGGCGGCCACCCTGGCCGCCACCTTTGTGGGGTACCGGGCCGGACTGTTCGACGCCACCGTGCTCAACAGCGTGCTGGCGATGATGGTGGTGACGGCCAGCCTCGGGCCCACCCTCACGGCCAAGGCCATGCCCCTGCTGGGCCAGGCGGCGGCGGCGGCGATCGGCGCCGGTCTGAACGGCAGCCTCGCCCTGGCCCGGCGCCCGCTGCGGGTGCTGGTGCCCGTGTCGAATCCCAGCACCGAAGCGCCGCTGCTGGGCCTGGCCAGCCTGCTGATCCACGGCGATGGCGAGGATCCTGGCCAGGTGCTTCCGCTGGTGGTGGTGTCGCCGGCCCAGGCCGTGGCCACCGCCATGGCCACGGCGATGGCTGAGGCCCGCGCCCTGCTCGCCAGGGCCGCCTCCCTGCTCGGGGCCGAACGGGTGCCCTGTCAGACCCTGCTGCGGGTGGACAGTGATGTGGCGGCCGGCATCGCCCGCGTGGCGATCGAGCAGGCCACCGACCTGGTGGTGATGGGGCTCGCACCGCCCGCCGGCCTGGGCCAGTGGCTGTTCGGCGATCTGGTGGACGCCACCTGCCGGCAGGTGAGCAGCCCGGTGGTGGTGGCCCGGCTGCAGCAGGACCCGGAGTCGCTGCGGCGCCTGCTGGTGCCCGTCAAGGATCTGACCGCCGGGGCGCTGGAGCAGTTTCAGCTGGCCGAGCGGCTGGCGGTCGCCCGCAGCGGCAGCATCACCCTGCTGCATGTGGTCGAATCAGGCCGCAGCAGGCGTGCCCGCCAGGAGGTGGAGCAGCGGCTGGCCAGCTGGCGGCGGGGGGCCGGGGGATCGGACCCGGGCGTGCCGATCGAGGTACGGGTCGTGCTGCAGGGCAGCGGCGGCGGCGTGGAGCGCTGCATCAGCGCGGCAGCCCGGCACCATGACCTGGTGATCCTGCGCTCCCAGCGCCGGCTGGTGGCCGGGCTGCCGATTCCCGCCAGTGATCGGGTGGATCGGTTGCTGCGCCGCCTGGAGGGGTCCGTTCTGGTGATCAGTGATCCCCTGCACTGA